From Dermacentor albipictus isolate Rhodes 1998 colony unplaced genomic scaffold, USDA_Dalb.pri_finalv2 scaffold_17, whole genome shotgun sequence, one genomic window encodes:
- the LOC135896210 gene encoding antimicrobial peptide microplusin-like, with the protein MKAFLVCAMLATVTAVSIAHHLELCEKDDEQLRSELECIRGLLSEAAKQSFDDAMADLGCADWSCVIRKLCEGGDLEGAMAQYFTQAQITEIHNAATACDPDA; encoded by the exons ATGAAGGCTTTCCTGGTCTGCGCCATGCTCGCCACCGTCACCGCTGTGAGCATTGCTCACCATCTCGAGCTCTGCG AAAAGGATGATGAACAGCTGAGGAGTGAACTTGAATGTATCCGCGGCCTGCTTTCAGAAGCG GCAAAACAAAGCTTTGACGACGCTATGGCTGATCTTGGCTGCGCTGACTGGAGCTGCGTCATCCGGAAACTGTGCGAGGGAGGCGATTTG GAAGGAGCGATGGCGCAATATTTCACG CAAGCACAGATCACGGAAATTCACAACGCTGCCACCGCATGCGACCCCGACGCGTAG